The genome window ATAATCTTTGCTTTTTCCCTTTCTCCTTCTCCCCGTAATTCACCATGAATAAACGGTAATTTTTCAGAGAAATGAGCATCCACAACACTCCCTCTTACAGAAGTAACAATTCCTTTGTTTGCCGTTTTTTGCATTGGGAGAAATAATCAGATAAAAAATCTTTTATGATCAAAGACACGTTGACAGTTTCTCTTGATAGAGATACATACTACCTTTCGCATCTATTCTACAATAAATAATAATTTAGCTAAATATTCATTCTAACACATTTTATTGAAAAAGCGATTGTTTCAATAAAAAAAGGACAGGTTTTTGCCTGTCCTTTTTCTTTAAACGTTTCGTGGGACGTTGCCACGCTGTTTCTGTTTTATATTTTTTTAGTTCTTACCTTTTTCCTCCTTTTTTGGCTTTACGGTTTCTATGGTTGTTTCACCCGTAACAATAAGATAATTTTTCATTTTTTCAAACTTTTTATCACCGACACCATTGACACGTTTTAAGTCATCAATTGTTTCGAAATTACCATTTTCTGCCCTATAATCTACAACTCTTCCGGCAAGTTTAGGCCCAATTTCCGGTAATAACCTTAATTCAGTTTCTGTCGCAGTGTTTATGTTTACTTTCCCATATATTTCGCCAGCCGATAGTCTCCCTTCGGTTTGTGAAACGAAAACTATCGTGACCGTAAACAAAAAAGCAACAAATAGATTACGCAATATGGTTCCATTCATAGAAATAGCTCCTTTAAGAAAAAAAGTTGTGTAATTTTTTTTCAAAGACCTTTGATAAGTACTAGGTGCGCGCAGATTACGAATATACAAATCATATGCCAGTGCAATTATTTTTTTAAATCAATACAGATAATATCCCATAAGTATAAAAATTGTGCGCTAGTTAAGAAAACAATATATTTCAGCTTTGTGACAGGTAGACTACGTACGTTGTTGAGAACTGAGGACAAAAAAGAACTTTT of Candidatus Brocadiaceae bacterium contains these proteins:
- a CDS encoding ComEA family DNA-binding protein, producing MNGTILRNLFVAFLFTVTIVFVSQTEGRLSAGEIYGKVNINTATETELRLLPEIGPKLAGRVVDYRAENGNFETIDDLKRVNGVGDKKFEKMKNYLIVTGETTIETVKPKKEEKGKN